One Spinacia oleracea cultivar Varoflay chromosome 4, BTI_SOV_V1, whole genome shotgun sequence DNA segment encodes these proteins:
- the LOC110785934 gene encoding uncharacterized protein, with amino-acid sequence MTEELSIQCSHLSIEGEDDDIVDLGGSTNNLVEKKIELSLVGKVQTTRAYNFGAMKNTMNQIWSLSKRAVFREIESGLFVIQFFHWKDKEKVMNGRPWCFDHNLLVLHELAAGVQPASVTLDTNPFWIRFYDLPFECRTTENVRMLAAKVGEVMEVEEDEIIWDKSMRARVLMKTLIPLRRTQKFKNRAGVILEARIKYERLPHFCFRCGRMGHTERDCQEEEEVSTEKTKRKWGPGLVASPRKGRALLEEEVSSIRKGQKSLSFQTKPRAGETKDGGGEVRMGKIKEKEKEVVEQEKEVTMEKVRARVDNIMVYASRPREEEDTTIHKHKAVAIEPVLEREHNGELSLSFSVGKGGDTEKSGDTVGGRGGRRWKKLARQTEKRGNQAEESEESGVVSGKRDRAVHMEVDGDYVPTKKFAIGADLNASLGIMHREEIALAVVGEDQPRRDQ; translated from the coding sequence ATGACAGAAGAACTATCCATACAGTGTTCGCACTTATCGATAGAAGGAGAAGACGATGATATTGTGGACTTAGGAGGTAGCACTAACAACTTGGTGGAGAAGAAGATTGAGTTATCCCTCGTGGGGAAAGTGCAGACGACTAGGGCTTACAATTTTGGCGCGATGAAaaacaccatgaaccaaatctgGTCTCTTTCGAAAAGAGCCGTATTTAGAGAGATTGAAAGCGGCCTCTTTGTCATTCAATTCTTCCATTGGAAGGATAAAGAGAAGGTAATGAATGGGAGGCCCTGGTGCTTTGATCACAATCTATTGGTACTCCACGAACTGGCTGCGGGGGTACAGCCGGCCAGCGTTACGTTGGATACAAACCCTTTCTGGATTAGGTTTTACGACCTACCGTTCGAATGCAGGACGACGGAGAATGTGCGAATGCTCGCTGCGAAGGTGGGAGAGGTTATGGAGGTGGAGGAGGACGAGATTATATGGGATAAATCAATGAGGGCAAGGGTTCTCATGAAAACCCTCATCCCCCTTCGTCGAACGCAAAAATTCAAGAATAGGGCAGGGGTAATTTTGGAGGCGAGGATCAAATATGAGCGCTTACCACACTTCTGCTTTAGGTGTGGAAGAATGGGCCATACAGAGCGAGACTGCCAGGAAGAAGAGGAGGTGAGTACAGAGAAGACGAAGCGTAAGTGGGGGCCTGGTTTGGTGGCTTCACCTCGCAAAGGAAGGGCTCTCCTGGAGGAAGAGGTGAGTTCGATTCGAAAGGGCCAAAAATCCCTCTCTTTCCAGACTAAACCCAGAGCAGGTGAGACAAAGGATGGGGGAGGGGAGGTAAGGATGGGGAAAATCAAGGAAAAGGAGAAGGAAGTGGTTGAGCAGGAAAAGGAAGTGACAATGGAGAAGGTTAGGGCTCGAGTGGATAACATAATGGTGTACGCTAGCAGGCCACGGGAGGAAGAGGACACTACCATTCACAAGCATAAGGCGGTGGCAATTGAACCCGTGCTTGAAAGGGAACACAATGGAGAGTTATCACTCTCATTCTCAGTGGGGAAAGGAGGTGACACAGAGAAATCGGGGGACACAGTAGGTGGGAGGGGAGGAAGAAGGTGGAAGAAACTGGCTAGGCAGACGGAAAAGAGGGGAAACCAGGCGGAGGAGAGTGAGGAGAGCGGTGTGGTAAGTGGAAAGAGAGACAGAGCTGTTCATATGGAGGTAGATGGTGACTACGTTCCGACCAAGAAGTTCGCTATTGGGGCTGACCTAAACGCCTCTTTGGGGATCATGCACAGGGAGGAGATTGCTTTGGCGGTGGTTGGCGAGGACCAACCACGCCGGGACCAATGA